A DNA window from Leptolyngbya sp. SIO1E4 contains the following coding sequences:
- a CDS encoding hydrogenase maturation protease — MILTIPDAQAPTRYPFLIIGYGNDLQGDDAVGLKVAMTVANWHLSSVKSLAVHQLMTELSAEMIRADYVIFVEACGTSCAPTIQLDPVVTDKKTLAHCAEPLLNHTCEPSALVALTQVLCGRHPQAWLLQIPTEHHEPSKSLSKTAQRGVDHALRTIEQFFITYLWPTGVKSEPTMKSSVPTFAGGKT; from the coding sequence GTGATTCTTACCATTCCTGATGCTCAGGCACCTACCCGCTATCCCTTTCTTATCATTGGCTATGGTAACGACTTGCAAGGCGATGATGCCGTTGGTCTTAAAGTCGCAATGACTGTTGCCAATTGGCACCTATCGTCGGTCAAATCGCTAGCTGTACACCAACTGATGACAGAACTGTCGGCTGAGATGATCAGAGCTGACTATGTGATCTTTGTCGAAGCCTGTGGCACAAGTTGTGCTCCCACGATTCAACTTGACCCAGTTGTCACCGATAAAAAGACCTTAGCCCACTGTGCAGAACCGCTGCTAAACCACACCTGCGAGCCCTCAGCATTAGTTGCCTTGACCCAGGTGCTCTGTGGTCGGCATCCCCAAGCCTGGTTGCTGCAAATCCCAACTGAACATCATGAGCCAAGTAAATCGCTCTCGAAAACAGCGCAACGAGGTGTTGATCACGCACTGAGAACCATTGAACAGTTTTTCATTACCTATTTGTGGCCTACGGGTGTGAAGTCAGAGCCAACTATGAAATCATCAGTCCCGACATTTGCCGGAGGCAAAACCTAG
- a CDS encoding GNAT family N-acetyltransferase, giving the protein MLVAEVRVELIGAAEVRDCDHISLLFVTHEWQGQGVARKLLHHTLAITHRYISNVLVKLHKILNSTAYL; this is encoded by the coding sequence GTGTTGGTGGCTGAAGTTAGAGTTGAGTTGATAGGGGCAGCTGAAGTGAGGGATTGCGATCATATCTCTTTACTATTTGTGACTCACGAATGGCAAGGTCAAGGCGTTGCCCGCAAGTTACTGCATCATACGCTAGCCATTACACACCGCTATATTTCAAATGTACTGGTGAAGCTTCATAAGATCCTCAACTCCACGGCCTATCTTTAG